The sequence GGTCCAGCTGGCGCGGGCGAAACCGGCGTCCACGGCGGCGGCGACGGTCTTGCCCCAGCGCAGCTCCTCGCGGATACGCTCGAAGATCAGGACGTTGGAGTCTACGGCCATGCCAATGGTCAGGATGATGCCGGCGATGCCGGGCAGCGTCAGGGTGGCGCGGAAGTAGCCCATCACCCCGAAGAGAATCAGCACGTTGACGATCAGGCACAGGACCGCGTTGAAGCCCGACAACCGGTAATAGAACACCATGAAGAGGACGATCAGCGCCAGGCCCAACAGGCCGGCGTTTACACCCTGGCGGATCGACTCAAGGCCCAACGAGGGACCGACGGTGCGTTCCTCCAGGATCACGATATCGGCCGGCAGGGCGCCGGACGGGAGCGAGAGAGCCAGCAGCTGCGACTCCCGCTCGCTGTCGATGCCCGTGATGATGCCGGAATCCGTGATCTTGGCCTCGATCCGGGGCGCTGAAATCGCCTTGTCGTCCAGAATGATGGCCAACTGGCGACCCTGGTTGGCTTCGGTGGCATCGCCGAACAGCCGCGCGCCCTCCGAGTTGAGAGTGAAACTCACCGCCGGCCGCGACAGGCCCAGCGAGCTGTCCTGGGACGCCCGGGCGTTGGTCAGATGCTTGCCGGTGATCACCGGCGCTTTCTGAACGACGATGTAGCGCTTTTCCTGCTCGCCCCGGTTCTCGCCGCTGTAGTCGCCGGTATAAAGCACGGCGGTGTGGTCGCCCGGTATCTGGCCGCCGAAGAACTGGTTGATCGCGTCCAGCGACGCGGCGTACGGCGCGGTGGGGTGGACCATGTTCAGGCTCAAGGAGGCGGTCTCCTTGAGCAGCGTCTTCACTTCCTCGGGATTCTCCACCCCGGGCAACTCGACGATGATCTGGTTCGACGTGCCGGCGGCGGTGGAGCCGAAGAGTTGGAGGGTCGGCTCGGCCACACCGTACGCGTCGATGCGGCGCTCCAGCGTGTCGCGCGAGCTCTGGACGGTGGTCTGTTCCAGATCGCGCACGGCAGCGGCGGTGAGGTTCAGGGTGAAGGACACTGCGCCCCCCTCGAACTTGGAACTGACGTCGAAGTAGTGGCCGAAGTAATCCTTCAGGTTCTTGCGCGTGGCTTCCGACTGGCCCTCGGGCACGCCGCTGAGGGTGATTTTCGTGTCTTCGGCGAGCACCTGGGTGTAGGCCGTCTTGTTTTCTTCCATCAGGCGCTTGATGCGTTCGCCGTACTGCTGGACTTCGGCGCGGATCACCTTGTCGGTCTTGACCTCAAGCACCAGGTGCATGCCGCCCTTGAGGTCGAGGCCGAAGTTGATCTTTTCCTTCGGGGGATAGAAGAGGTACGCACTGCCGGCGCAGATGATCAGAATGATGATGTAACGGACTTTAAGGCTTTTGAACATGGGGGAATACCTTGATGGGATTTCAGCTCTTTTCTTCGGGGGAGGTCGGCTGGAGGCCGGCGACGGCGCTCTTGCCCACTTCGATCTTCACGTTGTCGGCGATCTTCAGGATAATCGAATGGTCCTTGATTCCGGTGATGGTGCCGTAGATGCCGCCGGACGTGATCACGCGGTCGCCGTTCTTGAGGTTGGTGATGAGCGATTCCTGGTCTTTCTGGCGCTTGCGCATGGGCCGAAAGATCAGGAAGTAGAAAATGGCGGCGATGAGAGCCATGGGGATGAGCATGCCGAAAATCGGGTCACCCCCTTGTGCCGCCTGCAGCAGGTACAAGGAGTGCCTGGATCCAATCATGAATGCACCTCGAAATTACCTGGATTTGCTGCCGCGTCGTGACCGCAGATTACTCGGTGGCGGAATGATACCGGGCCAGGAAATTCTGTTTGAAATCCGCGAACGCGCCAAGCTCGATAGATTGCCTGATCTGCCCCATGATGTCAAGATAAAAGTACAGGTTGTGGAAGGTGTTGAGTGTGGCCGAGAGCATCTCCGATGACATGAACAGATGCCGCAGATAAGCCCGCGAATAGCGGCGGCAGACCCGGCAGCCGCACTCCGGGTCGAGCGGTCGGTCCTCCCGCGCGTGACGGGCGTTTTTGATGATGATCCGGCCGTCACGGGTGAACAGGCAGCCGTTTCGGCCGTTGCGGGTGGGCAGGACGCAGTCGAACATGTCCACCCCCAAGGCGACGGCTTCCAACAGGTCTTCCGGCGTACCCACGCCCATCAGGTAGCGCGGCCGGTCCTCCGGCAGCAGCGCGGCCGTCGCGCCGGTCACCGCGTACATCGTCTCTTTGGGTTCGCCCACGCTCAGGCCGCCGATGGCGTAACCCCGGAAACCGATCTCGGCCAGCCGGCCGGCGCATTCCGCCCGTAGGTCGGGATAGACGCTGCCCTGCACGATCCCGAACAGCAACTGGGTGTCCTCATCCGGGTGCGCGGCCCGGCTGCGCCGGGCCCACTGCAGCGTGGTCTCCATCGAGGCGCGTGCCTCCTCGCGCGTCGCGGGGTAGGGAGTGCAGTCGTCGAACGCCATGATGATGTCTGCACCCAGGGCCTGCTGGATCCCGATGCTGACTTCGGGCGTGATGACGTGGCTGCTGCCGTCGATATGGGAGCGGAAGTGGACGCCTGCCGGATCGATGCGCCGCAGTTCGCGGTGGCTGAAGACCTGATAACCGCCGCTGTCGGTGAGCAGGGCGCGCGGCCAGCCCGAGAACCGGTGCAGTCCGCCAAGGGCGCGCACGAGCTCGTGCCCCGGCCGGAGGTACAGGTGGTACATGTTGGCCAGCAAAATGCGCGCGTCGATCTCCTCGAGCCAGTCGTGAGGGATGGCCTTGACGGTGCCGGCGGTGCCCACGGGCATGAAGACCGGCGTCTCCACCACCGCGTGCGGGGTGATGAGGCGTCCCCGGCGGGCGGCGGTGTGCGGATCGCGATGAGTGACGGTGAAGTGGAACGCAGGCATGATGCGGCACCCTCAAGTTCTGAAAGGGGGGATTATAAGCGAAAGCGGACCGGAGCCAACGGGTTTTTTCCATCCCGATGCAGATGAGGCGGTTCGGCACATTTGGGGTTGAGTCGGCGACGGCGGCTATGCTATAACAGTCAATGGTTTCTGATTGAAAACCAGGACAGAGGGAATTATGAGCAAATCCTTGCGTCTGTTGGCCGCGCTGGCCGTGACGGGCTGCCTCCTGCTGGTGCTGGCCGGCTGCGACACGTTCCGCAATCTGCCGGGGATCCGCTCGGAGCAGAACCCGGAGTACAAAATTGCCGACTGCGAGCCCGGCATCCCGTCCAAACTCTTGCGGATCAGCGTTCTTCATCCGCCCTTGACCTTCAATCCGGTCCTGGCTCAGGACCGCGTCTCGATACTGGTCGCCCAACAATTCACCGCGGCCCTGTATCGGTACAACCCCATCGCCGACACCTTTGAGCCGGGTCTGGCCACCGGTTTTGACCGCGACAAGGACAGCAAGGTATTCACCATCCACCTGCGCCGCAACGTGTTCTTCAGCGACGGCACGCCGTTCACCGCCGACGACGTGATGACCACGCTCAACTACATCGGCAACACCGACATCAAATCACCCCTGCGCGCCTATCTTGAAGTCGCCGATCAGAAACTCCAATTCCAGAAACTCGATACCGAGAGCATCCGGTGCAGCAGCCCGGAACCGCTCTACGCCCTGGAACCCATCCTGGCCAAGATCGTCGTGCTCCCCCGTGCGCTTATCGAAGGCGCCGCCAGCCGCAATCGCATGGACCGTCTCTACGGCGTCGATACGCCGCCAACCGAGCTGGTCAGCATCGGCCCGTTCGTTTTGAAATCGTTCTCCCGCGAAGAAAAGAAACTCGTCCTCGGCCGCAATCCTTACTACTGGGTGGTGGACGCAGTGGGCCGCCCGCTGCCCTACCTGGACGAAGTGGTGCTCGATTTCACCGGCACCTCGGCCGACATCTCCGTCAAGTTCCGGACCGGCGAGTCCGACCTGATCGATTTCATCGACCCGGCGGACGCCGCCCGGCTGGAGAACGTGCGCGGGTTGCGCATTTTCGACACCGGTCCCAGCAGCGCCACCTACGTGGCCTGGATCAACCAGAACATGAAGACCGACCCGGCCAGCCGGGAGAACTACATCCCGGCATTCCGCCTCCAATGGTTTTTCGACGCGAAGTTCCGGC is a genomic window of Acidobacteriota bacterium containing:
- the secD gene encoding protein translocase subunit SecD; translation: MFKSLKVRYIIILIICAGSAYLFYPPKEKINFGLDLKGGMHLVLEVKTDKVIRAEVQQYGERIKRLMEENKTAYTQVLAEDTKITLSGVPEGQSEATRKNLKDYFGHYFDVSSKFEGGAVSFTLNLTAAAVRDLEQTTVQSSRDTLERRIDAYGVAEPTLQLFGSTAAGTSNQIIVELPGVENPEEVKTLLKETASLSLNMVHPTAPYAASLDAINQFFGGQIPGDHTAVLYTGDYSGENRGEQEKRYIVVQKAPVITGKHLTNARASQDSSLGLSRPAVSFTLNSEGARLFGDATEANQGRQLAIILDDKAISAPRIEAKITDSGIITGIDSERESQLLALSLPSGALPADIVILEERTVGPSLGLESIRQGVNAGLLGLALIVLFMVFYYRLSGFNAVLCLIVNVLILFGVMGYFRATLTLPGIAGIILTIGMAVDSNVLIFERIREELRWGKTVAAAVDAGFARASWTIFDANVTTLISAAFLYQFGTGPIRGFAVTLTFGLLANLFAAIFVSRTIFNTLLQQVQIKKLSI
- the yajC gene encoding preprotein translocase subunit YajC, translated to MIGSRHSLYLLQAAQGGDPIFGMLIPMALIAAIFYFLIFRPMRKRQKDQESLITNLKNGDRVITSGGIYGTITGIKDHSIILKIADNVKIEVGKSAVAGLQPTSPEEKS
- the tgt gene encoding tRNA guanosine(34) transglycosylase Tgt — translated: MPAFHFTVTHRDPHTAARRGRLITPHAVVETPVFMPVGTAGTVKAIPHDWLEEIDARILLANMYHLYLRPGHELVRALGGLHRFSGWPRALLTDSGGYQVFSHRELRRIDPAGVHFRSHIDGSSHVITPEVSIGIQQALGADIIMAFDDCTPYPATREEARASMETTLQWARRSRAAHPDEDTQLLFGIVQGSVYPDLRAECAGRLAEIGFRGYAIGGLSVGEPKETMYAVTGATAALLPEDRPRYLMGVGTPEDLLEAVALGVDMFDCVLPTRNGRNGCLFTRDGRIIIKNARHAREDRPLDPECGCRVCRRYSRAYLRHLFMSSEMLSATLNTFHNLYFYLDIMGQIRQSIELGAFADFKQNFLARYHSATE